The following are encoded together in the Deinococcota bacterium genome:
- a CDS encoding ABC transporter substrate-binding protein, whose product MNRLIGLLAALALGFGSAQGELEIFSWWAGDEGPALEALIDLYEERNPGVAVDNATVTGGAGVDARAVLRTRMLGGEPPDSFQVHAGQSLIGSWVAAGRMEDLSFLYEEEGWFDVLSPELIELISTDEGIWTVPVNIHRSNVMWYVPANLEEWGVAVPGTWDDFLEICPTLQDQGVTPLVVAQAWTQQHLWESVALGVLGPDDYNALWSGELAFDDPRASEVWEVFGRVMACTNDDAAGLSWQQATDRLVEGEA is encoded by the coding sequence ATGAACAGGCTTATCGGACTACTTGCGGCACTCGCGCTCGGCTTCGGCTCGGCTCAGGGCGAGCTCGAGATCTTCTCCTGGTGGGCGGGTGACGAGGGCCCCGCGCTCGAGGCGCTCATCGACCTCTACGAAGAGAGAAACCCCGGCGTCGCCGTCGACAACGCCACCGTGACCGGCGGGGCCGGGGTGGACGCCCGCGCCGTCCTGCGCACCCGCATGCTGGGCGGCGAGCCGCCCGACTCCTTCCAGGTCCACGCCGGACAATCGCTCATCGGCTCCTGGGTGGCGGCGGGGCGGATGGAGGACCTCAGCTTTCTCTACGAGGAGGAGGGCTGGTTCGACGTTCTCTCGCCGGAACTCATCGAGCTGATCAGCACCGACGAGGGCATCTGGACCGTGCCCGTCAACATCCACCGCTCCAACGTGATGTGGTATGTCCCGGCCAACCTGGAGGAATGGGGCGTTGCGGTGCCCGGCACTTGGGACGATTTCCTGGAAATCTGCCCCACCCTGCAGGACCAGGGCGTGACGCCGCTGGTGGTGGCCCAGGCCTGGACGCAGCAGCACCTCTGGGAGTCTGTCGCCCTGGGCGTGCTCGGTCCGGACGACTACAACGCCCTGTGGAGCGGCGAGCTCGCCTTCGACGACCCCCGCGCCAGCGAGGTCTGGGAGGTCTTCGGCCGGGTGATGGCCTGCACCAACGACGACGCCGCCGGCCTCTCCTGGCAGCAAGCTACCGACCGGCTCGTGGAGGGCGAGGC